One stretch of Hydrogenovibrio kuenenii DSM 12350 DNA includes these proteins:
- a CDS encoding 5'-nucleotidase C-terminal domain-containing protein, with amino-acid sequence MSLNRREFLHVMSMAAAAGMLPGTASAMSSSPEKKKGAAASMDMYNLPMKGKVRLLHITDTHAQLKPIYFREPNVNLGTGPAFGKLPHVVGHKLIKELGIKENTPLSYAFSYLNFPDAAAQYGKVGGFAHVKTLLDKLRETAGGRDNTLTMDGGDLWHGSATALWTRGQDMVEASNILGIDIMTGHWEFTYKEDEVLTNLGKFKGEFLAQNIRIKEDSLFGDDYKDMTDRHNGIGLYNEDEARAFKPYTVKIVNGERIAVVGQAFPRTANANPQSNFPDWSFGLREQALQETVDKIRKQEKVAAVVMISHNGMDVDIKMASRVNGIDAIFGGHTHDGVPKTIDVKTPEGGVCYVTNAGSNGKFVGCMDLDIQNGKLRGVNYSLLPVFSNVLPADQEVTTFLDHLYTKKYDTNIVESRDPSRAYNKDRLGKTYGEILSEELAVAEDTLYRRGNFMGTWDQIIVNSLREEHDTQLAMSAGVRWGTSVLAGETITMERVMDETSMTYGETYKSEVTGAQMKDILEGICENLFQKDPYLQSGGDMVRLGGMDYTCEPNASLGNRISNMRLDDGTPLDPSKKYSVAGWAQVESVGSGRLMWDVAADYLRNHKNDMKLKKVNHPTLKGVKNNPGIEAYPGKML; translated from the coding sequence ATGTCTTTAAATCGTCGTGAATTTCTTCATGTGATGTCTATGGCCGCTGCAGCAGGTATGTTACCAGGTACTGCAAGCGCTATGTCATCTAGCCCAGAAAAGAAAAAAGGTGCTGCGGCATCAATGGATATGTATAACTTGCCTATGAAGGGTAAAGTTCGCTTGTTGCACATTACAGATACTCATGCACAGTTGAAGCCTATCTACTTCCGTGAGCCTAACGTTAACTTGGGTACTGGTCCAGCATTCGGTAAGTTGCCACATGTTGTAGGTCACAAGTTGATTAAAGAGTTAGGCATCAAAGAAAATACACCTTTGTCATATGCGTTTTCTTATTTGAACTTCCCTGATGCGGCTGCTCAATACGGTAAAGTTGGTGGTTTTGCTCACGTTAAAACTTTGTTAGACAAGTTGCGTGAAACTGCTGGTGGACGTGATAACACTTTGACTATGGATGGTGGTGACTTGTGGCATGGTTCTGCTACAGCGCTTTGGACTCGTGGTCAAGATATGGTTGAAGCGTCAAATATCCTAGGTATTGATATTATGACTGGTCACTGGGAGTTTACTTATAAAGAAGATGAGGTTTTGACTAACCTTGGTAAATTCAAAGGTGAATTCTTAGCGCAAAACATTCGTATTAAAGAAGATTCTTTATTTGGTGATGACTATAAAGATATGACGGATCGTCATAATGGTATTGGTCTTTACAATGAAGATGAAGCTCGTGCATTCAAACCATATACTGTGAAGATTGTTAATGGTGAGCGTATTGCTGTTGTTGGTCAAGCTTTCCCACGTACGGCAAATGCTAACCCACAGTCTAACTTCCCAGATTGGTCATTTGGTCTTCGTGAACAAGCGCTTCAAGAGACTGTTGATAAGATCCGTAAACAAGAAAAAGTTGCAGCTGTTGTAATGATTTCTCATAACGGTATGGATGTTGATATCAAGATGGCTTCTCGTGTTAACGGTATCGATGCAATCTTCGGTGGTCATACACATGATGGTGTTCCAAAAACGATCGACGTAAAAACACCTGAAGGTGGTGTATGTTACGTAACGAACGCTGGTTCTAACGGTAAGTTCGTTGGTTGTATGGATTTGGATATTCAGAACGGTAAGTTGAGAGGTGTTAACTACTCACTATTGCCTGTTTTCTCTAACGTATTGCCAGCTGACCAAGAAGTAACTACTTTCTTGGATCACCTATATACTAAGAAATATGACACGAATATCGTAGAATCTCGTGATCCTTCTCGCGCTTATAACAAAGACCGTCTAGGTAAAACTTACGGTGAGATTCTAAGTGAAGAGTTAGCTGTAGCTGAAGATACACTTTACCGTCGTGGTAACTTCATGGGTACTTGGGATCAAATCATCGTAAACTCACTACGTGAAGAGCATGATACTCAATTAGCTATGTCAGCTGGTGTTCGTTGGGGTACTTCCGTTCTAGCTGGTGAAACTATTACTATGGAGCGTGTAATGGATGAAACTTCTATGACTTATGGTGAAACTTATAAGTCTGAAGTAACAGGTGCTCAAATGAAAGATATCCTAGAAGGTATCTGTGAAAACCTATTCCAAAAAGATCCATACCTACAATCTGGTGGTGATATGGTGCGTCTAGGTGGTATGGATTACACTTGTGAGCCAAACGCTTCACTTGGTAACCGTATCTCTAATATGCGTTTAGATGATGGTACACCTCTTGATCCAAGCAAAAAGTACAGTGTTGCTGGTTGGGCTCAAGTTGAGTCAGTTGGTAGTGGCCGTTTGATGTGGGATGTTGCTGCTGATTACCTACGTAATCATAAGAACGACATGAAGCTTAAGAAGGTGAATCACCCAACACTTAAGGGTGTTAAAAACAACCCAGGTATCGAAGCATACCCAGGTAAAATGCTTTAA
- the folD gene encoding bifunctional methylenetetrahydrofolate dehydrogenase/methenyltetrahydrofolate cyclohydrolase FolD, protein MAAKILDGKAIALELRESIAEEIKSQVAKGNKAPGLAVILVGEDPASQVYVRNKKIACEKAGFVDVSMELPASTTQEELLARIDELNARDDVHGIIVQLPVPKHIDPEELIERIDPKKDVDGFHPYNMGRLATRMPVLAPCTPHGVMTMLAKTGIPLRGLNAVVVGASNIVGVPMTLELLNERATVTVCHSATKDLAKKVSEADIVVVGVGIPEMVKGDWIKDGAIVIDVGINRLEDGRLVGDVEYEVAKEKASWITPVPGGVGPMTIATLLQNTLQAAYEL, encoded by the coding sequence ATGGCGGCAAAAATTTTGGATGGAAAAGCCATTGCTCTTGAGTTGAGAGAGTCAATTGCTGAAGAAATAAAGAGTCAGGTTGCTAAAGGAAATAAAGCACCTGGATTGGCTGTTATTTTGGTGGGCGAAGATCCTGCATCACAAGTGTATGTAAGAAATAAAAAGATTGCTTGTGAGAAGGCTGGTTTTGTTGATGTATCAATGGAGTTACCTGCTTCGACCACACAAGAAGAATTATTAGCAAGAATTGATGAGCTGAATGCTAGAGATGATGTTCATGGCATTATTGTTCAATTGCCCGTGCCTAAACATATTGATCCTGAAGAATTGATCGAGCGCATTGATCCTAAAAAAGATGTTGATGGTTTTCATCCATATAATATGGGGCGTTTGGCAACACGTATGCCTGTATTGGCGCCTTGTACGCCACATGGTGTGATGACGATGCTTGCAAAAACAGGTATTCCGTTAAGAGGATTGAATGCAGTAGTAGTGGGAGCATCTAATATTGTGGGTGTACCTATGACACTTGAGCTGCTAAACGAGCGTGCAACGGTCACGGTTTGTCATAGCGCTACTAAAGACCTTGCGAAAAAAGTGAGTGAAGCGGATATTGTTGTAGTTGGTGTTGGTATCCCTGAGATGGTGAAAGGTGACTGGATTAAGGACGGCGCCATTGTTATTGATGTTGGTATTAATCGTTTGGAAGATGGTCGTTTAGTCGGTGATGTTGAATATGAAGTCGCTAAAGAAAAAGCCAGTTGGATTACGCCTGTGCCTGGTGGTGTAGGGCCAATGACCATTGCAACGTTATTACAAAATACCTTGCAAGCAGCTTATGAATTGTAA
- a CDS encoding DUF5610 domain-containing protein, which yields MAATTITDLVQTYQNNANQTNNKAKGLDIAAQRAAQYGVEISSSKSSQQSSIVTSLFSNKESAPSDALKMTYQAAISKLNEILSADAKATGETSTDKSKNNSDTAPISEKNLKKQGGIEYWSPENTANRIVSGSTAFLNGFQKIHPELQGQALMDKFNEVVGGGLKQGFDEAKGILSDLKVFDGQIKDNFNSTWDLVTKGMTDFTNKYLGITPTQTASTDTESAADNASKTDEKDA from the coding sequence ATGGCTGCCACAACTATTACTGACTTAGTTCAGACTTACCAAAACAATGCCAATCAAACGAATAACAAAGCAAAAGGATTGGATATTGCTGCGCAGAGAGCCGCACAATATGGTGTTGAAATCAGCTCTTCTAAAAGCTCTCAACAATCCAGCATTGTAACATCACTGTTTAGCAATAAAGAAAGTGCGCCTAGTGATGCGCTGAAAATGACTTATCAAGCAGCAATTAGCAAACTGAATGAAATCCTATCTGCTGATGCAAAAGCTACTGGTGAAACAAGTACAGACAAGAGCAAGAATAATTCTGACACAGCGCCTATCAGTGAAAAAAACCTTAAAAAACAAGGTGGGATAGAATACTGGTCTCCAGAAAACACCGCAAACCGTATTGTTTCAGGCTCAACTGCCTTTTTAAACGGCTTTCAAAAAATTCACCCTGAATTGCAGGGGCAAGCTTTAATGGATAAATTCAATGAAGTTGTCGGTGGCGGTTTAAAACAAGGGTTTGATGAGGCTAAAGGTATTTTGAGTGACCTCAAGGTTTTTGATGGTCAAATCAAAGACAACTTCAATAGTACGTGGGACTTAGTTACCAAAGGCATGACCGATTTCACCAACAAATACTTAGGCATCACACCAACTCAAACAGCTTCAACGGATACCGAATCAGCAGCTGACAATGCTTCAAAAACTGATGAAAAAGATGCTTAA
- the prfB gene encoding peptide chain release factor 2 (programmed frameshift) yields the protein MELNPIYSKIKDYSERTQVLRGYLDFETKQERLVEVDRELEDPTIWNDPEKAQALGKEKSQLDLVVKTINDLESSLESVQEILEMAEMDEDEEMVNEVEEELSRLEQMLDKLEFQRMFSGELDANSCYLEIQSGSGGTEAQDWANILLRMYLRWAESHDFKAEILEISDGDVAGIKGATVHVQGDYAYGWLRTETGVHRLVRKSPFDSGNRRHTSFASVFISPEIDDSFEIEINPADLRIDVYRASGAGGQHVNRTESAVRITHLPTNTVTQCQNGRSQHQNKAEAMKQLRAKLYELEMQSRNAEKQQLEDSKSDIGWGSQIRSYVLDSGRIKDLRSNIETGNTGAVLDGDLDQFIIPNLKAGV from the exons ATGGAATTAAACCCGATTTATAGCAAAATCAAAGATTACTCTGAGCGTACGCAAGTGCTTAGGGGGTATCTT GACTTTGAAACCAAACAAGAGCGCTTAGTCGAAGTCGATAGAGAGTTAGAAGACCCTACGATTTGGAATGATCCAGAAAAAGCCCAAGCGCTAGGAAAAGAAAAATCTCAATTAGATTTGGTTGTAAAAACTATCAATGACTTGGAATCTAGTCTTGAGTCTGTTCAAGAAATTCTTGAAATGGCGGAGATGGATGAAGATGAAGAAATGGTCAATGAGGTTGAAGAAGAATTATCCCGCCTTGAACAGATGCTTGATAAGCTGGAATTTCAGAGAATGTTCTCAGGCGAGTTGGATGCTAATAGTTGCTATCTCGAAATTCAGTCAGGTTCTGGTGGAACCGAAGCGCAAGATTGGGCAAATATATTGCTCAGAATGTATTTGCGTTGGGCCGAGTCACATGACTTTAAAGCAGAAATTTTAGAAATTTCGGATGGTGATGTTGCGGGTATTAAAGGTGCGACTGTTCATGTGCAAGGTGATTATGCCTACGGTTGGTTAAGAACAGAAACAGGTGTACATCGTTTGGTGCGAAAATCACCTTTTGATTCAGGAAATCGTCGACACACCTCTTTTGCATCCGTATTTATTTCACCTGAAATTGATGACAGTTTTGAGATTGAAATCAACCCAGCCGATTTGAGGATTGATGTTTATCGTGCGAGTGGTGCAGGTGGGCAGCATGTCAACCGAACAGAGTCTGCTGTACGTATTACGCATTTACCGACAAATACGGTGACTCAGTGTCAAAATGGTCGATCACAGCATCAAAATAAAGCGGAAGCAATGAAGCAGCTACGAGCTAAGCTTTATGAATTAGAAATGCAAAGCCGTAATGCTGAAAAGCAGCAGTTAGAAGATAGTAAGTCCGATATTGGTTGGGGAAGTCAAATTCGATCTTATGTCTTAGATTCGGGACGAATCAAAGACTTGAGAAGTAATATCGAAACGGGAAATACCGGTGCTGTATTGGATGGTGATTTGGATCAGTTTATTATTCCAAACCTGAAAGCGGGCGTTTAG
- the lysS gene encoding lysine--tRNA ligase codes for MSKNENQSSEQANAVDENKIIAERRAKLTALREEGHSYPNTFRRQDISVDLQAEYGEISKEDLAEMEPVRVRVAGRMMLRRIMGKASFATLQDTQGRIQIYVTRDELPEGFYNTQFKKWDLGDIVGAEGYLFKTNTGELSVHVQSIELITKSIRPLPDKFHGLQDQEIKYRQRYVDLIVNEESRNRFVVRSKIVQHVREFLIGKGFMEVETPMMHVIPGGATAKPFNTHHNALDMPLYLRIAPELYLKRLVVGGFEKVFEINRSFRNEGLSTRHNPEFTMVEFYSAYTDYHQLMDHTEELLKELAELTVGSTKVPYQGQEFDFGKPFARMTMKESIMHFYPNVAEAQLADLESAKALAKEMHVSIDDSYGLGKVITEIFEEHVEEKLLDPTFITEYPAEVSPLARRNDNDPFITDRFELFIGGRELANGFNELNDAEDQAERFRAQVEAKDAGDDEAMHYDEDYIVALEHGMPPTAGEGIGIDRLVMLFTDSASIRDVLLFPHMRPAE; via the coding sequence ATGTCAAAAAACGAGAATCAGTCCTCAGAACAAGCTAATGCAGTTGATGAGAATAAAATTATTGCCGAACGTCGTGCAAAATTGACGGCATTACGTGAAGAGGGGCATTCTTATCCGAATACTTTTCGACGTCAGGATATTTCAGTAGATTTGCAAGCCGAATATGGTGAGATTTCTAAAGAAGATTTGGCAGAAATGGAACCTGTTCGTGTGAGAGTTGCTGGACGTATGATGTTGCGTCGTATTATGGGTAAAGCCAGTTTTGCAACCTTGCAAGATACTCAAGGGCGTATTCAAATTTATGTTACTCGTGATGAATTGCCGGAAGGTTTTTATAACACGCAATTCAAAAAATGGGATTTGGGTGATATTGTCGGTGCAGAAGGTTACTTGTTTAAAACGAATACAGGTGAGTTGTCGGTGCATGTGCAAAGCATTGAACTGATTACCAAATCAATTCGTCCTTTGCCGGATAAGTTTCATGGTTTGCAAGACCAAGAAATCAAATATCGTCAACGTTATGTTGATTTAATTGTGAACGAGGAAAGTCGTAACCGTTTTGTTGTGCGCTCAAAAATCGTACAGCATGTACGTGAGTTTTTGATTGGTAAAGGCTTTATGGAAGTTGAAACGCCAATGATGCACGTCATTCCAGGTGGTGCAACGGCCAAGCCGTTTAATACACATCATAATGCGTTGGATATGCCCCTGTATTTGCGTATTGCACCAGAGTTATATTTGAAGCGTTTGGTTGTTGGTGGTTTCGAAAAAGTATTTGAAATTAACCGTAGTTTCCGTAACGAAGGGCTGTCTACTCGCCATAACCCAGAGTTTACAATGGTTGAGTTTTATTCGGCTTACACCGATTATCATCAGTTGATGGATCATACGGAAGAGCTATTGAAAGAATTGGCTGAGCTGACAGTCGGCTCAACTAAAGTACCATATCAAGGTCAGGAATTTGACTTTGGTAAGCCGTTTGCTCGTATGACGATGAAAGAGTCGATTATGCATTTCTATCCAAATGTAGCTGAAGCGCAATTAGCGGATTTAGAGTCTGCAAAAGCTTTGGCAAAAGAAATGCATGTTTCTATTGATGATTCTTATGGTTTAGGGAAAGTGATTACCGAAATCTTTGAAGAGCATGTTGAAGAAAAGCTGCTTGATCCGACCTTTATTACAGAATATCCAGCAGAGGTTTCACCTTTAGCACGCCGTAATGACAATGATCCATTCATCACTGATCGTTTTGAGTTGTTTATCGGTGGTAGAGAGTTGGCAAACGGTTTTAATGAGTTGAATGATGCTGAAGATCAGGCAGAGCGCTTTAGAGCGCAAGTAGAAGCTAAAGATGCTGGTGATGATGAAGCGATGCATTATGATGAAGATTATATTGTTGCGCTGGAACATGGTATGCCACCAACTGCAGGAGAAGGGATTGGTATCGACCGTTTGGTTATGTTATTTACCGATTCGGCTTCTATTCGTGATGTGCTGTTATTCCCGCATATGAGACCAGCAGAGTGA
- the ygfZ gene encoding CAF17-like 4Fe-4S cluster assembly/insertion protein YgfZ, whose translation MNSEWKSFLQEQGANFNEQGSIKDFGNPELEHFLVKHGPILADLSHQTLIKVTGEETATFLQGQFSNDLNDVTDTKGQLTAYCEPQGKVLALITVFKQGEAYYLSFDSSLKDQIMQRLTMFKLRSKVELEDVSEQMIQIGYAGEFADLDLQRALSTKIKETYQVESVSKEGLEGVIGIKLPGPYHRYSLFGDIETIKQIWNTLSGNSEGVGQNDWALLNIVSGQPEVTVNTSNEFIAQFLNLDKLEAINFKKGCFPGQEIIARMHYRGKATKRMVRLHINEPLSLTSGEELVLQDDADRNYKFAIISIGQDIYEGSIALAVTTLKPLESAQGDLKTATGSIATIEPMPYDLAEE comes from the coding sequence ATGAATAGTGAATGGAAATCTTTTTTACAAGAACAAGGCGCTAATTTTAATGAACAGGGTAGCATCAAAGACTTTGGCAACCCTGAATTAGAGCATTTTCTAGTTAAACATGGACCAATACTAGCTGACCTATCACACCAAACCTTAATCAAAGTAACTGGTGAAGAAACAGCAACTTTTCTTCAAGGTCAGTTCTCAAACGATCTTAATGACGTAACGGACACAAAAGGTCAGTTAACTGCTTACTGTGAACCTCAAGGTAAAGTGCTTGCGCTGATCACTGTTTTTAAGCAGGGTGAAGCTTACTACTTAAGCTTTGATAGTTCTTTAAAAGATCAAATCATGCAACGCCTGACCATGTTCAAACTACGTTCAAAGGTTGAACTTGAAGATGTCTCCGAGCAAATGATACAAATTGGTTATGCCGGCGAGTTTGCCGATTTAGATTTACAAAGAGCCCTTTCCACAAAAATCAAAGAAACTTACCAAGTTGAAAGCGTTTCCAAAGAAGGATTAGAAGGTGTTATTGGTATCAAGCTACCAGGGCCTTATCATCGTTATAGCTTATTCGGTGATATCGAAACCATCAAACAAATTTGGAACACGCTAAGCGGTAACAGTGAAGGTGTTGGACAAAATGATTGGGCGCTTTTGAATATCGTTTCAGGTCAACCAGAAGTCACTGTAAACACTTCAAATGAATTTATAGCTCAATTCCTAAACTTGGATAAACTTGAAGCCATCAACTTTAAAAAGGGGTGTTTCCCAGGGCAAGAAATCATCGCGCGTATGCACTATCGTGGAAAAGCAACCAAGCGCATGGTAAGACTTCATATTAATGAACCACTATCCTTAACTTCTGGTGAAGAACTGGTTCTACAAGATGATGCTGATCGTAACTATAAGTTTGCGATTATTTCTATTGGGCAAGATATCTATGAAGGCTCGATAGCCCTAGCAGTAACCACTTTAAAGCCTCTAGAATCCGCACAAGGTGATTTAAAAACAGCTACTGGTTCAATCGCCACCATTGAACCTATGCCTTATGACTTAGCGGAAGAATAA
- a CDS encoding chemotaxis protein CheW codes for MSESKKEFLTFKLGKEDYAVEINRVQEIRGWQEPSPLPNVPAFVKGVIDLRGEVVPILDLRERFHLNVSYNATTVVIVVNVSTKNGERIVGFVVDAVSDVHQFDLNTIQPAPDVAAIDNQFMMGLTTIVEKNHASNSMSQAEKEGESAGTKRMVILIDIDKLASDGMLEQISDNVDNMPLQNG; via the coding sequence GTGTCTGAATCAAAAAAAGAATTTTTAACATTTAAGCTGGGTAAAGAAGATTATGCGGTTGAAATTAATCGTGTTCAAGAGATTCGAGGATGGCAAGAGCCAAGTCCTTTGCCAAATGTGCCTGCATTTGTAAAAGGAGTGATTGACCTTCGTGGTGAAGTGGTACCAATCCTTGACCTGCGAGAACGTTTTCATTTGAACGTTAGTTATAACGCAACCACGGTAGTTATTGTTGTGAATGTTTCTACAAAAAATGGTGAGCGTATTGTTGGTTTTGTAGTGGATGCGGTGTCTGATGTGCATCAGTTTGATTTAAACACTATTCAGCCTGCACCTGATGTTGCAGCTATTGATAATCAATTTATGATGGGATTAACAACTATTGTCGAGAAAAACCATGCTTCTAATTCCATGTCTCAAGCAGAAAAAGAAGGTGAATCCGCTGGTACCAAGCGAATGGTTATCTTGATTGATATTGATAAACTGGCTTCTGACGGAATGCTTGAACAAATCAGCGACAATGTTGATAACATGCCGTTACAAAACGGTTAA
- the nadB gene encoding L-aspartate oxidase, which translates to MTSAFKQQTDILVIGSGIAGLSIALKLARHYQVTVVAKASLQEGSTQYAQGGIAAVLDPFDSVESHIKDTLEAGAGLCEENAVRLVATKGIQAIYELIELGVPFSKDTSSDDYHLTQEGGHSHRRVIHAADHTGKTVAETLIERVTENPNITLLPEHMTVDLILNSDRTECLGSYVLDKKTDKVEALIAHYTVLATGGASKTYLYTSNPDTSTGDGIAMAWRAGCSVTNMEFNQFHPTCLYHPQDRSFLISEAVRGEGGILKLPNGHAFMSEHDSRADLAPRDIVARAIDHEMKKHGIDCVYLDISHRPEDFIIHHFPTIYARCLKVGIDITKDPIPVVPAAHYTCGGIKTDLNGKTDLKRLFAIGETAYTGLHGANRLASNSLAEGLVFAETAYEWIETHFEPVSSETFFCVKNWDTSFVTQAKEKVLISHDWDELRRLMWDYVGIVRTNKRLNRALKRIRILKQEIREYFYAHTLTSDLLELRNLTEVADLMVKSAIKRKESRGLHYNLDYPKTKLKSKPTTLKPKKKLPKHEKKN; encoded by the coding sequence TTGACAAGTGCTTTTAAGCAACAAACAGATATTTTGGTTATTGGTAGCGGAATTGCAGGCTTATCAATTGCCTTAAAACTAGCTCGACATTATCAAGTCACCGTCGTTGCAAAAGCTTCATTGCAAGAAGGTAGTACTCAGTATGCCCAAGGAGGCATTGCTGCTGTACTTGATCCTTTTGACTCAGTGGAATCACATATTAAAGACACTTTAGAAGCTGGTGCAGGGCTTTGTGAAGAAAATGCCGTTCGCTTAGTCGCAACCAAAGGCATTCAAGCCATCTACGAACTCATCGAGTTAGGCGTACCTTTTAGCAAAGACACCTCTTCTGATGATTACCACCTCACACAAGAAGGTGGACACAGCCATCGCCGCGTCATCCACGCTGCTGACCATACAGGTAAAACAGTCGCGGAAACGCTTATTGAAAGAGTTACAGAGAATCCAAACATAACATTACTACCAGAACATATGACGGTTGACCTGATTTTAAACAGCGACCGAACTGAGTGCTTAGGCAGTTATGTACTAGACAAAAAGACAGATAAGGTTGAAGCACTAATTGCACACTACACTGTGCTAGCAACTGGCGGTGCCAGCAAAACCTATCTCTATACCAGCAACCCGGATACCTCCACTGGAGATGGCATTGCGATGGCATGGCGCGCTGGCTGCTCGGTAACGAATATGGAATTTAACCAGTTCCACCCTACTTGTTTATACCATCCTCAGGATCGTTCTTTTTTGATTTCCGAAGCGGTTCGTGGTGAAGGCGGCATCCTTAAGCTACCAAATGGTCATGCTTTCATGTCCGAACACGACTCAAGAGCCGACCTTGCACCAAGAGATATTGTTGCACGCGCCATTGACCATGAAATGAAAAAGCACGGGATTGATTGTGTCTATTTAGACATCTCTCATCGTCCAGAGGACTTTATTATTCATCACTTCCCAACCATTTATGCACGTTGCTTAAAAGTTGGTATCGACATCACTAAAGACCCTATCCCCGTCGTCCCTGCTGCCCACTATACTTGCGGCGGCATTAAAACGGATTTAAATGGCAAAACCGACCTAAAAAGACTCTTCGCGATAGGTGAAACTGCCTACACAGGATTACATGGTGCTAATCGTCTAGCCAGCAACTCTTTAGCAGAAGGACTAGTGTTCGCCGAAACAGCTTATGAATGGATAGAAACGCATTTCGAACCCGTATCATCCGAAACTTTTTTCTGTGTAAAAAACTGGGATACCAGCTTTGTCACCCAGGCTAAAGAAAAAGTACTTATTAGCCACGATTGGGATGAGTTACGTCGATTGATGTGGGACTATGTCGGGATTGTCCGTACTAATAAACGTCTTAACCGAGCATTAAAACGTATCCGCATACTAAAGCAAGAAATTCGTGAATACTTTTATGCACACACACTAACAAGTGATTTATTAGAGCTTAGAAATCTTACTGAAGTGGCGGACTTGATGGTAAAAAGTGCAATCAAACGCAAGGAAAGCAGAGGTCTGCATTACAATCTGGATTATCCAAAAACAAAGCTAAAATCCAAACCAACCACTTTAAAGCCTAAGAAAAAACTACCTAAGCACGAAAAGAAAAATTAA
- a CDS encoding SoxR reducing system RseC family protein, protein MEDQNRILSPFSLEAEKENYASQGKLVALGTVVEQQEEKIWVVTEQDAGCKGCATESGCGTSALAKLFSPNKNAPLLMLNDLGVKKGDLVLLSIDESDLFKHSMMAYGLPLFLMIGLASVGLAVTQSDQFSILFGFFGLGLGWWSARHFYHPKQPKLERVIQAE, encoded by the coding sequence GTGGAAGACCAAAATAGAATTTTGAGCCCTTTTTCTTTGGAAGCGGAAAAAGAAAATTATGCCAGTCAAGGCAAACTAGTTGCGCTAGGTACTGTTGTTGAGCAGCAAGAAGAAAAGATTTGGGTTGTAACTGAACAGGATGCTGGATGTAAAGGTTGTGCAACAGAATCGGGTTGTGGAACCTCAGCTTTGGCTAAATTGTTTTCACCTAACAAGAATGCGCCTTTATTGATGTTGAATGATCTTGGAGTGAAAAAGGGAGATCTCGTCTTACTCTCAATAGATGAGTCAGACTTATTTAAACATTCTATGATGGCTTATGGCTTACCATTATTTTTAATGATTGGCTTGGCTTCGGTTGGTTTGGCAGTGACGCAATCAGATCAGTTTTCGATTTTGTTTGGTTTTTTTGGTTTGGGACTGGGCTGGTGGTCAGCTCGACATTTTTACCATCCGAAACAACCTAAGTTGGAAAGAGTGATCCAAGCCGAATAA